The sequence CAGCCTCGTCGCACGACGCGCGCGCCGGAGCGTCCGCCGGGGGACCCCGGGGCGTCGGGGAGGAGAGCTCGTGATCGCCGTCATCGGCCTGGTCATCGGCGTCGTCGCAGGCCTGGTGCTGCAGCCCACCGTGCCACCCGAGCTCCAGCCCTACCTGCCGATCGCCGTGGTGGCCGCGCTGGACGCGATCTTCGGCGGCGTCCGGGCCATGCTCGACGGGATCTTCGACGACCGCGTCTTCCTCATCTCGTTCCTGTCGAACGTCATCGTCGCGGCGCTCATCGTCTTCCTGGGCGACCAGCTCGGCGTCGGCAGCCAGCTCTCGACGGCCGTCGTCGTGGTGCTCGGCATCCGGATCTTCTCCAACGCCGCCTCGATCCGCCGTCACCTGTTCAAGGCCTGACGTGGCGGACCCCGACGAGGACGTGCCGCCGCCGAGCGTGCCGGCCGACGGCGACCGCCGGGCCGAGGACGCGCCCGTGCGCGCCTCGGAGCAGGCCGACGCGCGCCCGGTCACCGACGGCGCCGGCGCACCCGACGCGGGACGCCTCACGGCTGGCGACGGTCTCGCCGACGACGGTCTCGCCGACGACGGTCCCGCCGTCGAGCCGCAGGACGACCCGACGGCGGACCACGAGGCGCCGGTCCACGAGGCGCCGGTCCACCACGCGGCCGTCGACCAGGCGCCCGCCGAGGTCCGTCCTGCCGGCCCGGCCGTTCCCGACGAGCCCGCGTCCGACGCGGCGGTGCCCGACGAGCCCGTCGCGGAGCCCGGTCCCGCGCCGCAGGTGACCGGCGACGCGCCCGCTCCGGCGCCGTCCATCAGAGCGGCGGCCACGACGACGACCGTCGCGCCGACGGACGGCCCGACGGCGACCCCGGAGGACGATGCGGCAACCGAGCCGGCAACCGAGCCGGCAACCGAACCGGTCGTCGAACCAGCAACCGACCCGGCAGGCGCCTCGCCTGCCAACGGCTGGCGCGTCCTGGGCGCCTCGCTGCGTCCCCGCGCGACGCGTGCCCAGCTGCTCGCGGGCGTGCTGTGCGCGCTGCTGGGGTTCGCGGTCGTCGTCCAGGTCCGGCAGAACGACGAGAGCGCGCTCGCGGGCCTGCGTCAGTCGGAGCTCGTCCGCATCCTGGACGAGACGACGGAGCGCGGCGACCAGCTCCGCCAGGAGGTCTCGGACCTGCGCGGCGAGCGGGACGAGCTGCTGTCCGGCTCGGACCGGCAGCAGGCGGCGCTGGACTCGCTGCGGCGCAGCGCCGTGACCCAGGGGATCCTCTCAGGCCGGCTGCCCGCGGAGGGCCCGGGCGTCGAGGTGCTGCTCGTCGACCCCGAGGGCGGGCTGCAGCCCACGACGATGCTCAACATGCTCGAGGAGCTCCGCAACGCGGGCGCCGAGGCGATCCAGCTCAACGACCAGCGGATCACGGCCAGCTCGTCGTTCACGGGCACCCGTGGCGCCGTGGCGCTCGACGGCGTCGAGCTCCAGGCTCCGTTCACGTGGCGCGCGATCGGCGACCCGGAGACGCTCGCGATCGCGCTGCAGATCCCGGGCGGCGCGATGGCGACGGTGCGCGGCGCCGGGGCGTCCGGCGAGGTCGACCAGCTCGACCTGGTCCAGGTCACCGCGGTGCGGGCGCTCCCGGACCCGGCGTACGCGACGCCCGTCCCGCCCGAGGGCGGCTGAGGTGCCGCGCGAGGACGTGCAGCCGTTCGGAGGGCTGCGCCGGGCTCCCGCGTTGCATAGGGTGGGGCGATCGGCGACGGGTCTGTCGGCGGTGGGTCATGTGCACATCCGCACCGACGGTGCGAGCGGGGAGGTCTGATGATGGACGACGAGCGGACCACACGCACGCCCGGCGGCCCGGAGACCACCGTCAACTTCGGTCAGCTCTCGCCGGTGGAGATCGAGCAGGGCGCGCCGGTCGGCCTGACCCCGGACGAGTCGGCCGCCGTCCACGCGCTGCCGCCCACGTCCGCGCTGCTGGTGATGCAGCGCGGCCCCAGCGCCGGCGCGCGGTTCCTCCTCGACGCCGAGCGCACGGTCGCGGGCCGGTCGACGCAGGCGGACATCTTCCTCGACGACGTGACCGTGTCGCGCAAGCACGCCGAGTTCGTGCGCGACGGTGCGCACTTCGTCGTACGGGACATCGGCTCCCTGAACGGGACGTACGTGAACCGGACCCGGATCGACCAGACGGTGCTGCGCTCGGGGGACGAGGTGCAGATCGGGAAGTACCGCCTGACCTTCCACCCGAGCCCGCACCGCGAGCCCGAGGCATGACGCGCGCCACGACCATCTCCACGACGACACGCGGCCGCAGGTGCCGCCGGTGAGCCCGGCGAGCGGGGGGCGCGCACGGCGGCACGTGGACGAGGTCCCGGACGTCCCCGACGTCGCGCAGGAGCCGTCGCGGTCCGGCGCACCCGACGAGCCCGCCGCGCACGAGCCGTGGCCGCGCGGCCTGTCCCGCCGCGCGTCCATGCGGATCTCCGACGTGCTCGCGGCGCTCCAGATCGAGTTCCCGGCCGTGACGCCGTCCAAGCTGCGCTTCCTCGAGGAGCAGGGACTCGTCGAGCCCGTCCGCACGCCTGCGGGGTACCGGCAGTACTCGCCGGCCGACATCGAGCGGCTCCGGTTCGTCCTGCGCCAGCAGCGGGACCGGTACATGCCCCTGCGCGTGATCGGCGAGCGCCTCGCGGCGCTCGACGCGGGCGAGGAGGACGAGCCGACCTCGCGCGCGCGCCTCGCGGCGACGGACGGCGTCCTGCAGCGGGCCGACGAGCGCGTGGGCGCGGCCGCGCTGGCGCAGGAGAGTGGGGTCGAGGCGGAGTTCGTCGCCGAGCTCGTCGCCGCCGGCGTCCTCGTCGCGCGGCCGGGCGGGACGTTCGAGCCGTGGGCCCGCGAGGTCGTCACGACGGCGGCTGCGCTCGCCGAGCACGGCATCGACGTCCGGCACCTGCGCCAGTTCCGGCAGGCGGCCGAGCGGCAGGCGGACCTGGTCGACCAGGTCGTCGCGCCGTGGCGGGGTCAGCGCAACGCGTCGTCGCGCGCGCACGCCGCGACGCTGGCGGCCGAGCTCGGGGAGCTGTGCGCGCGGATGCACACGGCGCTCGTGCGGGCCGCCGTGACGGACGTCGCGCCCTGACTGCGACCGGACCCCGTCCGTGGCCCGGCTGCGCCGCCCCGCTGCCGCATCGGCCCGTCCGACGTAGCGTGGAGGCGTGGAAGAGCCCGAGCTGGTCGTCGTCGAGGTCGTCGGGGTGCGTCGGCACCCCGCGGTCGAGGAGATCGTCGTGCTGCTTCTCGACGCGGAGTCCGAGCTGGTGGTGCCGATCATGATCGGGCCGGCGGAGGCGGGAGCGATCGCCGCCGCGCAGGCCGGTGTGGTCCCTCCCCGCCCCATGACGCACGACCTGCTGCGCGACCTGCTCGTGGCCGCGGGCGAGCAGGTGGTGGGCGTGCGGATCACGCGTCTGACGGAGGGCGTGTTCCACGCGGAGATCGAGCTCGGCAACGGCGCCCGGGTCGACGCGCGCGCCTCGGACGCGATCGCGGTGGCGCTGCGGTTCGGGGTCCCGGTGCGGTGCTCGGCCGAGATCGTCGCGCTGGCGGGCATCGAGGTCGTCGTGACGGACGGCGCCGAGGGCGCCGAGGAGGACGTCGAGCGGTTCCGGGAGTTCCTCGACCAGGTCACGCCCGAGGACTTCGAGACCGGCAAGGAGCCCGAGGGCGGGTGACGACGGCCCGCGAAGGGTGAGCGGTGTAGCAAAAGTCTCAAGTTGAGGTTCAAGGTGAGACTCGCCGACGGCGACACGCCCCGCGTGTCGTTGCGTCCGGTGACCCGGGTGCCTAGCGTGGGGCCAGGCGCACCGCACGGACGTGCGAGACCGGGCGCGACGAGTGGAGGAAGCGTGCTGAACGAGAACGCGGAGGACGTCACGAGCGTCCCGCAACGCGCGCAGGGCCTCCTGTTCGACGACGACCTGCCGGATCTCGACACCGCGACCGGCTACCGCGGCCCGACCGCGTGCCGTGCCGCCGGCATCACGTACCGGCAGCTCGACTACTGGGCCCGCACCGGGCTGGTCGAGCCGTCCGTCCGTCCCGCGACGGGCTCCGGCACCCAGCGCCTGTACTCCTTCCGGGACATCCTGGTGCTCAAGGTCGTCAAGCGCCTGCTCGACACGGGCGTGTCGCTCCAGCAGATCCGCTCGGCCGTGAGCCACCTGCGCGAGCGCGGGGTCGACGACCTCGCCCAGATCACCCTGATGTCGGACGGCGCCTCGGTCTACGAGTGCACGTCGGCGGACGAGGTCATCGACCTGGTGCAGGGCGGCCAGGGTGTGTTCGGCATCGCCGTCGGCCGCGTCTGGCGCGAGGTGGAGGGCACGCTCGCGGAGCTGCCGACCGAGCGGGCCGAGGACGAGCAGGAGACGCCGGGGGAGCACCCGAGCGACGAGCTCGCGCGCCGTCGCCAGGCGCGCAGCGCGATCTGACGCGCAGCGCCAGCTGATCTGCCGCCTCGAAGGCCGGCCACCTCCGGGTCGCCGGCCTTCGTCGTCTCCGGCGGCGGAACCGCTCGGACCGGCGCGCTCGCTCAGCGGCGGGGTGCCCGCAGCGCGCGGTCCAGGAGGGCCTCGAACACCCGCGAGAGCTCGGCGGCGGCCGCGCCCGGCCACGCGTGCACGGGCTGCGCGGCGCCCTGCGCCTGCTGCAGGGCGGCGCGCTCGGGCACGTCGGGGGAGAGGATCAGCGGCCCGTACAGGGTCCGCAGCTCGTCGAGGCGGTACGCCTGCTCGAGGGAGCGGGCGCGCACGCGGTTCACGACGATCCCCAGCGGCTGCAGCGTCGCGGCCGGCCCCCGTCGGAGCTCGTCGATCGTCCGCATCGCCCGGCCGACCGCCATCACGGCGAACAGCCCCGGCTCGGTGACCACGACCGCGCGGTCGCACGCGGTGAGCCCGAGCCGGGTCAGCGAGCCCAGCGACGGCGGGCAGTCGACCAGCACCAGGTCGTAGTCCCGGACCCACGACAGCGCGTAGCGCAGGCGGTCGAGGTCGCCCTCCTCGAGCCGGTCGTGGCGCGCGCTGCGCTCGGAGCCGGGCAGGACGTCGAGCCCCTCGTCCGCCCACGTGCTCGGCGTCGTCGCCGCGCGCACCGACTCCTCGCCGGGCTCGTCGAGCACGCTCGCGACGTCCGCTCCCTCCGGCCGCACGCCGAGCGACATCGTCGAGTCGCCCTGCGGGTCCATGTCGACGACGAGCGTGCGCAGGCCGCGTTCGAGCGCGGCCGAGGCGAGGCCGAGCGTCACGGACGTCTTGCCGACGCCACCCTTCAGGCTGCAGACACCGAGGACGAGCACGACGCCACCGTATCGGGTGACGGCGCCCGACCGGACCAGGTCCGACGCGCGACGACCGGTGCGCCGGGCTCGTCGTCCCGGTCGCTCGCGACGACGTGCGCGCAGGTCAGGTCCGGCGGACACTGTCCGCAGGACGACGCGACCACGAGGAGACCCGACATGAGCGAGCCCGACGCGCGCACGGCGGCCGTCCCGCCCCTGGACGCGAGGGACGCCGTCCCGGAGCTCGAGTACGACGAGACGATCGCGCCCCGGCCGGAGGAGGCCGTCGCCGACGTCGCGCGTGCCCGACCCGACCCGCAGGGACACGGCGGGTGAGGACGGCGCACCGCCTCGCGTACGGCATCCTGTGACGGTGCAGATCAGATTCGCGACCGAGGACGACTGGGACGCCGTCTCCCGTATCCGGCTCCGGGCGCTGCGCGAGGACCCCGATGCGTTCGGGTCGTCGCTGAGCCGCGAGGAGCGGTTCAAGGAGAAGCACTGGCGCATGCGCGTGCGGACCGTGCCCACCTGGCTCGCGGTCGACGACGCGGGGGAGCCGCGCGGACTGGTCTCGATGCTGCAGGAGCCCGGCTCGCCCACCGACGACCGCCACGTCGTCAGCCTGTGGGTCGCCCCCGAGCAGCGACGTCAGGGCATCGGCTGGGCGCTGCTCGACGCGGTCCGTCAGGCGGCGCTGGCCGACGGCGCCCGGACCGTGTCGCTGTGGCTCGTCGACGGCAACAACGCAGCCGGCGACCTCTACGTGCGCGCCGGCTTCACGCGCACGGGGGAGCGCATGGCCCTCCAGCGCGACCAGGACGTGCTCGAGGAGCGGTACGTCCTCAAGCTCCCGCGCCACCTCTGAGCGCGCGCCGTCTCACCGCGCGTAGGCGGGAGCGGCCAGGCCCATCGGACGCGGGTTGAGCAGCACCCACCCGACCGCCAGCTCGGTCATCCGGGAGAGCTCGTCGGCACGCGCTGCGCCGGTACGGACGGTCGCGACGAGGTGGGCCGCCTCCTGGCGCTGGTCGTGCGGCAGCGGCGTGCCCGACGCCAGGTAGTCGGGCACCGCGTCGGTCATCCGACGGAAGTCCGCGTCCCAGTTGATGCTGCCGTTGTCGAGGATCTCCCGCCCGAGCCGACCGCAGACGCGCACGACCTCGCCCTGCACCGTGAGTGCCGCGCCCCGAGCCGGGACCAGGAGCCGCCAGAGCTCGGCGTGCTGGTCCGGCCAGGTCGTCGCGGAGACCTCGATCGGCGCGGACCCGTCGTGGCGGCGCAGCGGCGGCACCGGTTCCACCTCGAACAGCTCGTACAGGCGCGCCAGCCCGGCATCCGTGTCCGCGAGGTAGTCGGGGTTGAAGGCCTCTCGGCTGAACTCGAACGACTCGCCGATCGCCGTCACCCGCGCCCGCATCGCGTCGTCGACCGTGGCGCCCGCCGTGAGCAGCACCGCCGCGAGCTCGCTCGTCGGCGCGATCGCGAGGTTCGTGCAGCGGTCCAGTGCGACGGCCAGGGGAGTGCGACCGCCCCGGTCGCGCGCGGCCACGTCCGCACCGTGCCTGAGCAGCGCACGCACCCCGTCCACACGCGCGCGTCCCGCCGCGTGGTGCAGGGGAGTCTCACCGAGGTAGTCGACCGCCGTGACGTCCGCGCCCAGCGACGTGAGCAGCTCGACCGCACCGTCGTCGAGCCGGTGGTGCAGCGCGGTCCGCTCGTGGGCGTCCCGCGCGTCGACGTCCGCGCCCCGGTCGACGAGCCAGCGGGCGAGGTCGTCGGGGCACTCCGTGAAGCTGAGGGTCGTGTGACGGGAGGACCCGCCGGTCGCGTCGACATGACAGCGGTCGAACACACGTCGCATCGCCTCGATGTCGCCCTCGGCCAGGACGGACGCGATGTCGCGGGGGAGCGTCTTCCTCCTCGGGAGCGGCACAGCAGCGACAGTAGCGCTGGTCGGGCCGCACGGCGGAGCTTCGGGCCGCTACCGTGTGGGCACGCCGGACGCGGTCGACAACGACGACGACCGCGTCGGCGCGACCGAGAGGAACCGGTGTGCGTCTTCGTTTCAGGCCGGCGGCGCTGGCGTGGCTCGGCGTCGCGTGCGTCGTCGTGGGCATCGCTACGTCCGGGCTGGCCCAGCGGCTCGTCATGTCGGGTTCCGCGGTCGCGGAGGTGCTCACGTGGATGGGCGGGTTCGGTGCGACAGTCCTCAACGTCGTCACGTTCGTGCCACAGCTGCTCGGCGCCGTGCTGATCGCCCTGGCCGTCGCGTTCCGCCGCAGCGACGCGCCGCACGGCTCGCGTGGCGCGGCGGGCAGCAACACGAACACGATCTCGACACCGCTCGACAACTGAGGAACGCCCCCGTGGCCCGGTCTGCCGCGGTCGGGCTCAGGGTGGGGACGTCATGTCCGGGCGGGTCATGAGCTGACGGGAGACCACGTGACTGACGATGTGCGCAATCGTGGACATGTCCCGATCACGGAGGAACCACGTGTTTGAGAAGTACGGTTTGCAGCTTGCTCTTGCCGCCGCAATCGCGACCGCCTTGATTGCCCTGATCGGTTATCCGCTCTCGCGCTACCGAGCGCGACTCGGTCGTCGCCGAATCCTTGCCCTGCGAGATGGATCGGCTGATTTCTGGTGGGTGGCCATTCCACCTGAGTTCGGTCGAAGATTGCCTACGGTAACGCCCGGCGGCGTGTCGATCTTGAGCGCCAGCCCGCGGGGTCTTGAGGTGTGGCTGCGGCGACCCCGGCCCTACAAGGTGTGGGCTGTGAGGTGGGAAGAGGTAGAGGACATCTACGTCGGACCGGTTCGTCGATGGACGGACGAATTCCGTGAAGGCATCGTGATCATTGCGCGACCGACTGGCGAGATGCGACTCGTCGTATGGAACCAGGACATGCGTAGCGGTTTTGCGGACTGCGAGATCGTGGCGAATGAGCTCTGGGAGGCCCGCGAGCGATCGTCGGGTCTGATCGCGGAATAGTCGACCTGCGCGCCCCCCGCCATCGGCGCCACTGAGCGTGTTGACGACGGCTGGCCGCCGCCCGCTGTGGCGCCAGGTGTTCGACGGGCCCACGACCACGACCAGACGCGGCCCAGCGCGCTGCGTTGGGCAGACTCCGCTGCCGCCGAGCGACGCGCTGCGCCAGCCCTGATCCCCGCCGGGTTGTCGCGGAAGCACGCCGAGCTAGCGGCTCGGGTCGCAAGACTCTTGATGCCGACGACATGAAGGAGACAGGACGTGGGTCGACACGGCGTCGGCGACCAGCGCACGCTGCGGAGTATCGATGGGACGAATCAGAGTTGCCCCGGCGGCGATCGTCTCGCTGCTGCTTCTGCTGACACCGTCCTCGGCCAGCTCGGAGGGCGAGAGCCGGGGCAGCACGTTCCCGACTGATGGCCCGGCCCGCACGGCCACGAGCGATCCATCGGCGCCGCTGCAGTCGCCTGACGCGCGGCGGCCCGCCCGGCACATCGATCCAGGGGCCGGCGGGAGCCGCGCGTACGGCGTGGAGTCCATCGAGGAGCTGGCGGCGCGTGCCGATGTCATCGTCGTCGCCAGGATGGGGGACGACGCCGTCGAGGAGCCTGCTGACGAGGAGGGGGAGAGCGGCCTGTCCGCGGTGACGACGAGCGCCGCCGTGGCGGAGTGGATCAAGGGCGATGGTCGAGCCACTCTTCCCGTCACACAGCTGCCCTTGGACCTCATGGCTGAGGAGATCTCGCGCCTGGATCCCGGCTCGACATACGCGCTCTTCATGCACGAGACACGTCTCCGGGGCTCCGCACGCTTCATCCTGGTGGGAGGGGTCGGGGCGTACAAGATCGAGCCTGACGGAAGTCTGGTGCGGTCGGACGAGTCGGCCGACACGTTCCCGCACCGCTACACCTCGCTCGACGCGCTGAAGCAGGACGTGTCCGACGCGCCGACACAGTGGGGCGAATGGCCGTAGTGCCGTACCGCTAGCGGCGGCTGGGCTCCTGCGCACGGCAGTCCTGGGCCACGGGTCGCCAGGTGGGGCGTGGCCGGTGTGGCCGCCGGGAGGCATGCCTGCTGGGCTCTGCCTCGCTCGATCGGCCGTGCCCGCCGGCGAGCGGGGGAGGGAGGGCTAGGGTCGGCACCGTGAAGGCGCCCTCGGTGACCATGCTGTGGGAGAGCGTCGACGCTCATGAGGCCCTCCTGGAGCGCTTCGGTTTCGCCGACGCCACCGCAGCTGCTCACCACCTCACGGTCGTGATCGCCGACCACTGGGACCTGCGCGTCACGTGCGAGCGCGTGGTCCTGAGCGACCAGAACCTCCTCGCGTGGGTGCACGCGGGCCCCCGTTCCTTCGTCGTCAAGGCATGTGCCGCCGAGGCGCTGTTCGCCCGTCTTGCCGGCATCGCGGAGGTGGTGGCCCTCATCGGCGGCAGGGGCCTGCCCGTGGCCGCGCCCGTGCCGGCGTTGGACGGTACCCACCGCGTGGTGGTCGCCGGGCCCGTGCCCCTGTCGGTGTTCGTCATGCCGCTGAACGCCGGCGCGCCGCTCGATCCACTCGATCATGCCGCACTGCGGGCGACTGGTGCGGCGCTGGCCCGGATGCACCGCGCCTTGGCCGAGGTCGACCCTGAGCTCCCCGGACCGGTGCCGCACGCTCTGCTCGGGGCCGCCGGCCCAAGGCCGGTCAGTGCGCCGCCGGAGGACGCACCCGCCCGCGCCCGCGCTCCACGAGCGGCCGCCCGGCTCGACAGCCTGCTCGGAGGGCTGGCGAACCTCGGCGACACCACGACTCTCGTGCACGGGGACGTCCGGGGGGCGAACGTGCTGATCGCCGACGGGGGAGCCGCCGTGCTGCTCGACCACGACAGCATGGGACTCGGGCACCGCGTGCTCGACCTCGCGCGAGGCGCCGCGACGATCGCGACCCAGTTCCGGAGCTGGGACCCACCGCCGCCCGGCGCCCACCTGCACGTGCTCGACGGGTACCGCGATGTGGCGGCACTGTCGTCGCTCGAGGAGCAGTGGCTTCACGCCGCGCTGCTCGCGGAGAGTCTGCGCCAGATCCCGGCCGGCGACGACCCCGCCGGCTGGGCTGTTGCCGTCGAGCGCGACCTCTGACCCGCAGGACGCACGCGAGGCGAGCCTGCCGGAGGAGGAGCAGTGCCGACGCCCGACGACGACGAACTGACATAATGTACATTATCGGCGTTTGCGCCTCAGCGGCCTGAGGTGCCCGTGGCAGGGCTTCTGCGGCACGATGAACGCATGAGC is a genomic window of Cellulomonas fulva containing:
- a CDS encoding bifunctional nuclease family protein; translated protein: MEEPELVVVEVVGVRRHPAVEEIVVLLLDAESELVVPIMIGPAEAGAIAAAQAGVVPPRPMTHDLLRDLLVAAGEQVVGVRITRLTEGVFHAEIELGNGARVDARASDAIAVALRFGVPVRCSAEIVALAGIEVVVTDGAEGAEEDVERFREFLDQVTPEDFETGKEPEGG
- a CDS encoding small basic family protein, translated to MIAVIGLVIGVVAGLVLQPTVPPELQPYLPIAVVAALDAIFGGVRAMLDGIFDDRVFLISFLSNVIVAALIVFLGDQLGVGSQLSTAVVVVLGIRIFSNAASIRRHLFKA
- a CDS encoding MerR family transcriptional regulator, translated to MLNENAEDVTSVPQRAQGLLFDDDLPDLDTATGYRGPTACRAAGITYRQLDYWARTGLVEPSVRPATGSGTQRLYSFRDILVLKVVKRLLDTGVSLQQIRSAVSHLRERGVDDLAQITLMSDGASVYECTSADEVIDLVQGGQGVFGIAVGRVWREVEGTLAELPTERAEDEQETPGEHPSDELARRRQARSAI
- a CDS encoding GNAT family N-acetyltransferase, which translates into the protein MQIRFATEDDWDAVSRIRLRALREDPDAFGSSLSREERFKEKHWRMRVRTVPTWLAVDDAGEPRGLVSMLQEPGSPTDDRHVVSLWVAPEQRRQGIGWALLDAVRQAALADGARTVSLWLVDGNNAAGDLYVRAGFTRTGERMALQRDQDVLEERYVLKLPRHL
- the ftsR gene encoding transcriptional regulator FtsR — encoded protein: MSPASGGRARRHVDEVPDVPDVAQEPSRSGAPDEPAAHEPWPRGLSRRASMRISDVLAALQIEFPAVTPSKLRFLEEQGLVEPVRTPAGYRQYSPADIERLRFVLRQQRDRYMPLRVIGERLAALDAGEEDEPTSRARLAATDGVLQRADERVGAAALAQESGVEAEFVAELVAAGVLVARPGGTFEPWAREVVTTAAALAEHGIDVRHLRQFRQAAERQADLVDQVVAPWRGQRNASSRAHAATLAAELGELCARMHTALVRAAVTDVAP
- a CDS encoding phosphotransferase enzyme family protein; this translates as MKAPSVTMLWESVDAHEALLERFGFADATAAAHHLTVVIADHWDLRVTCERVVLSDQNLLAWVHAGPRSFVVKACAAEALFARLAGIAEVVALIGGRGLPVAAPVPALDGTHRVVVAGPVPLSVFVMPLNAGAPLDPLDHAALRATGAALARMHRALAEVDPELPGPVPHALLGAAGPRPVSAPPEDAPARARAPRAAARLDSLLGGLANLGDTTTLVHGDVRGANVLIADGGAAVLLDHDSMGLGHRVLDLARGAATIATQFRSWDPPPPGAHLHVLDGYRDVAALSSLEEQWLHAALLAESLRQIPAGDDPAGWAVAVERDL
- a CDS encoding ParA family protein, whose product is MLVLGVCSLKGGVGKTSVTLGLASAALERGLRTLVVDMDPQGDSTMSLGVRPEGADVASVLDEPGEESVRAATTPSTWADEGLDVLPGSERSARHDRLEEGDLDRLRYALSWVRDYDLVLVDCPPSLGSLTRLGLTACDRAVVVTEPGLFAVMAVGRAMRTIDELRRGPAATLQPLGIVVNRVRARSLEQAYRLDELRTLYGPLILSPDVPERAALQQAQGAAQPVHAWPGAAAAELSRVFEALLDRALRAPRR
- a CDS encoding DUF881 domain-containing protein; this translates as MADPDEDVPPPSVPADGDRRAEDAPVRASEQADARPVTDGAGAPDAGRLTAGDGLADDGLADDGPAVEPQDDPTADHEAPVHEAPVHHAAVDQAPAEVRPAGPAVPDEPASDAAVPDEPVAEPGPAPQVTGDAPAPAPSIRAAATTTTVAPTDGPTATPEDDAATEPATEPATEPVVEPATDPAGASPANGWRVLGASLRPRATRAQLLAGVLCALLGFAVVVQVRQNDESALAGLRQSELVRILDETTERGDQLRQEVSDLRGERDELLSGSDRQQAALDSLRRSAVTQGILSGRLPAEGPGVEVLLVDPEGGLQPTTMLNMLEELRNAGAEAIQLNDQRITASSSFTGTRGAVALDGVELQAPFTWRAIGDPETLAIALQIPGGAMATVRGAGASGEVDQLDLVQVTAVRALPDPAYATPVPPEGG
- a CDS encoding FHA domain-containing protein, which encodes MMDDERTTRTPGGPETTVNFGQLSPVEIEQGAPVGLTPDESAAVHALPPTSALLVMQRGPSAGARFLLDAERTVAGRSTQADIFLDDVTVSRKHAEFVRDGAHFVVRDIGSLNGTYVNRTRIDQTVLRSGDEVQIGKYRLTFHPSPHREPEA
- a CDS encoding ankyrin repeat domain-containing protein; this encodes MPLPRRKTLPRDIASVLAEGDIEAMRRVFDRCHVDATGGSSRHTTLSFTECPDDLARWLVDRGADVDARDAHERTALHHRLDDGAVELLTSLGADVTAVDYLGETPLHHAAGRARVDGVRALLRHGADVAARDRGGRTPLAVALDRCTNLAIAPTSELAAVLLTAGATVDDAMRARVTAIGESFEFSREAFNPDYLADTDAGLARLYELFEVEPVPPLRRHDGSAPIEVSATTWPDQHAELWRLLVPARGAALTVQGEVVRVCGRLGREILDNGSINWDADFRRMTDAVPDYLASGTPLPHDQRQEAAHLVATVRTGAARADELSRMTELAVGWVLLNPRPMGLAAPAYAR